A stretch of DNA from Triticum dicoccoides isolate Atlit2015 ecotype Zavitan chromosome 2A, WEW_v2.0, whole genome shotgun sequence:
ctggggggccacatgggctgtagggggtgcgccttggcctatatgggccaagggcaccagccccaagaggcccatgcgccaagagaagagggaaaggaagagtcctaaagggggaaggcacctccgaggtgccttggggaggagggactccttccttggccgcacccttccttggaggaagggccaaggctgcgccccccctctcccttggccctatatatagtggggggaagggagggcaactatacctaagccctggcgcctccctctccctcccatgacacatctccctcctcccgcagcgcttggcgaagccctgttggaatccccgctacttccaccaccacgccgtcatgctgctggatctccgtaaacctctcctccccccttgctggatcaacaaggaggagacgtcgctgctccgtacgtgtgttgaacgcggaggtgccgtccgttcggcgctaggatcatcggtgatttggatcacggcgagtacgactccatcaaccccgttctcttgaatgcttccgcgcgcaatctacaagggtatgtagatccactcctccctcgttgctagatgactccatatattgatcttggtgacacgtaggaaaattttgaattattgctacgttcctcaacaagtctcatcccgatcacagaaactacacctagtaggtcctgtccaattacgctttatgaggttgtccttagttaaaataacttgtttatggacaaaccacataaacacttttattttcagaggaactttgacatcccaaacatgcttggacgtaggaatggagtttgaattgataacatcaatatacattgatttaaccgtgaatactccagacttagtcagtttccagcgtaattcatcgggttgttgtgaaagctggacttccatcagtctcctaactagatggagccattcttcccaacgattgcctgcTAGCGTTCGTCGGAAccgaatattaagggggatagattgaaagATCGATGCAACGAACACCTCACGTCTTTGAGCAATACGGTATAAAGACGGATATTGGATGGCCAAGGGTGTCtcgccaagccaagtatcctcgcaGAAACGTGTACTCGTGCCGTTTCCAATAACACACTTCGTCCTATTAAACAACAACTGTTTGACTTTCATcaagcctttccagaaaggcgaatcgGTCGGCCTGACAgtaacctgggacaaagtttttgtctggaggtacttgctgcgaaggatttgagcccacataGCATCAGTCTCCAATGAGAGCTTCCACAACCACTTGCTAAGGAGGCATTTATTCTTAACTTCTAGattctcaatacctagacccccttggtctttcggtctacatatgatgtcccatttagcaagccgatattttcttttaagctcatcaccctgccaaaagaaacgcgatcgatagaagtccagtctcttcctaacaccaactgggacctcaaagaacgataggagaaacattggcatactcgtgagcaccgagttaatcaggattaatcggcctccatatgacatgagcttacccttccagcagctcatttttttctcaaaccgatcctcgatgcacttccactctctgttagtcagcctacgatggtggattggaATCCCCGGGTAAGAGAAGGGCAACTCGCCCAactcacacccaaacaattgcctataagcatcctgttcatctttggccctaccaaagcagaacagctcgctcttatgaaagttaatctttaacccggttaattgttcaaataggcataacaccagcttcatatttctcgccttggccaagtcatgctccataaagatgattgtatcatcagcgtactgaaggatggatacacctccatcaataagatgaggtaccaatccacctacttgaccattttccttagcccttcctatcaaaattgctaacatatccgccacaatgttaaacaagataggggacatcggatctccttgtcttaggcctttatgtgtctggaagtaatgacctatgtcatccttaactttaattcccacactacctttttgcgtaaatgattcaacctgtcggtgccaggcttcatcaaaacctttcatacgcaatgactgttggaggaatggccatttgaccttatcgtacgctttctcgaaatccaccttaaaaattactccatctaattttttggaatggatttcatggagtgtttcatgcaggacgatcaccccttcaaggatatttctgtctggcatgaaagcagtttgagactgttgcaccacagaatacgcaatctgtgtgagtctgtttgtcccgaccttggtgaaaattttgaaactaacattgagaagacagatcggcctgaattgctcaattcttaccgcatccgtcttcttgggaagcagtgtgatagtcccaaaattcaagtgaaataattgaagctggccagagaacagatcatggaacataggtagtaaatcccccttaataatgtgccagcactttttataaaactctgccgggaatccatccggtccgggagccttattgtttttcatctgtgcaatagcatcaaacacctccttctccgaGAACGGGGCAACCAGAACATCATCATCGGCAGCTGATAGCTGAGGCACATCCTCAaccctggactcatcgagggatacacaattatcctccggaggtccaaaCAACCGCTTATAATAGTCTGTAATATATGTTTTTAGGTTATCCTGGCCTAAAATAGTaccctgttcttgctcaagctgaaagatacgcttctttctgtgtttgccattgGCTATCAAATGGAAGAACTGAGTATGCGCGTCCCCTTGGACCACTTTGTGGACTTTAGCAtgcaaagcccacttcaattcttcttcgcaGAGCAGCTCTTTCAACCTCTTTTCCGCCTCAGTTTTAGCCTGAAGCTCAGTTGACGTTAAGATAGTGGATTCGGCCTGTATGTCCAGGGCCTGTATAAGATCAAGGAGTCTATCCTTTTCCATCTTATACAcaccactgaggtgcttagcccagccccGTAAGAAATgcctcaaatgcctaatcttattctgccaacgctctaACGCAGTCTTGCCTCCAACACCTCTATCCCATTCCCTGGCAATCAAGTCCAAAAACCCCTCACGTTCAAACCATGACATCTCGAAGGAGAAGGTGTTCTTGTTACCCACATGGTTCGGCTCACCTGAATCCACAAACAATGGGGTATGATCAGATATTCCCCTTGAAAGAGCTTGCACCGTCACCAGAGGgaacttttgttcccactccacgctcgcAAGAACTCGATCAAGTTTTTCATAGGTTGGGTGTGGCAGAGCATTAGCCCAGGTgaactttctaccagaaagctctatctctctcagatccaagctttcaataatggtattgaacataaacgaccatctaccgtcaaagttatcattgttcttctcctctcgcctcctgatgatattgaaatcacctccaactaaaattgGAAGCTGTTCTGATCCACAGATACGAACAAGGTCCGCCAGAAACTCCGCtttaagctcgggctgtgcggcaccatacaccgccaccaaagcccagttaaaaCCATCTATCCTAGACCTGACTCGGAACTTCACCGCGAAGTCGcccatcactacacttcggacttcaagcgaatcgcatctcacaccCAGTAAGATACCACCCGACCTTCCTCGCGGAGGTAGGcagtgccaatcaaaatcaataccACCCACCAGAGAAGAGAGAAACTGGGGTGCAAAGTTATCTCTACCCGTCTCCGATAGAGCAACAAAATCTAACCTCTGCTCTAAAGCTGCCTCAGCAAGGAATCTTCgtttagccaagtccttcagacctctgctattccaaaatatTCCTCTCATAATTCATCGTGGAATTTTCTAGTGGTGCGAATCCTAAGTACATTTTTTAGTGCCTCAGCAAGGAATTTTTTAGTGAACCTGTATGAATACAAAGAGAAACACAATTAAGTACATTCATGGGTTCTTTTGACACACGACTATTAAAAACAGGTGAAGGACAAATAAATAGGAGTACCTGCCAGTGCTGAAGTGCAATAAATAGCTAGAGATCTTGCAGGGCCAATAGCCTCTTCCACCATAGGCCCGATATCATCCAAAGAGAACATATTTAACTGCGTCCATCATCGATCGCGATGATATAGATGAAGTTAGCAATCGGGCGCCATGTCTGTACTCTCAGTTGGACAAAAAAAAGAGGAAGGAACACGTACTCCAAGGTGGATAATACCCCCGTGTAGAAAAGATGATGTGAGCAGACGCCATATTTCCCCTTTTCTGATTAGGGCGTTGTGCTTCGATTATTAATCATTAATTGTTGCATTCAGCGTCATTGGTGCATGACAATCCACATATACAATACACATAGATACACTAGAATGAATTTTCAGCGCTAATTCCGGTTGATCAGAAATAAAAACGGACATGACAAACCTACCTTAGTTCCCCACACATCAAGCCTTCCTTTTGTTGCGACATCCACACCATGAACCCTTCAATTCAAGGTAAGCAGGAAAAAAAATCAACGTAAGAAATAAGCTCCTTTCATTTATTTGGTGAGAAAGCAGAAGATTGAGAGGATGCTGAGAGTCAATGCTATTGGAAACCATGCATGCATGTAAAAAAGGAAAATGAAACCATCGTGTATGCACAATATATTTAGCATTGACTGACTCGATCACTCACGTACATGAGGCAAACAGCGATGAGAACATCGGTCCACCGCCTCTTCTCCCTGTCCCTTCCATGGTCGTGTGGCAGCTCTTGGTCATCTGATGTGTCGTCGTTCCCGTTCCCGCTCCCGGCGAGGAGGGCAGCAGCAGAAGTGCAGGCCAAGGTATTCGCTAACGCCCTGGGGATGCGGTTGCGGGGCAGTGGCCGCGGCGACCACGACGGCGCGTGTGTATGTGATCGTTGGAACCACCGGATGCTGCTGTTGCCTGCTGCCCGCGGCGAGGCGACGTGAAGGTGCCGCACGGCCTGCGCATCCATGGACTGCAAAGTTCAGCCGAGAACCATGGGTCCAGATCGGTTAAAGTGAAAGAGCGGGCATGCGTATTGAAAGAAGAAACGGTACATACCGGCGACGAGCGGCGGAGGAGATGGGCGGCATGAGGAGGCCGTCTGAAGTAGTGGAGTCGGAGCAGCAGCCGCGTCGTCGTCGCCATGGCCACTGGCGAAGTAGACGAGATAGCCTACGTGTGTGCCTGCAGGCCGTTCCTTATGattaccacgtggcgtgagctcgcgccctggtatgggggacctttagtaccggttcgaaagattttttttttttgaaaattttggaatttcttttttgatttttatttttttgaattatttgatgatttagtctctaatcacctctcttaactgctcaagtgtggatcactcattccaaatcatctaacttcctgaccggtcacccatccctctcactactccagcccgagcacgcttaactttcgggttctattctccttcgtttccgagtctgcacttgttgttttcctgacaatagtaagatgtcaatcctattaaccctcaggagtttagcttgagcatgaagtcacacatttcaccgtttgagtttgaaactattattctaaaaaacagtaattatttagtaacgctaatatttcttgaataagtttgaccatagtttgaccacagtttgaccagatttgaccaaaattcaaaaaattgaaataattatttagtaacactgatattcttgaataattatgtagtaacattaatacttcttgaataagtagtttgaccagatttaaccaaaattttttaaacaaactgaaatttgaccatatctttttttttcttttggaatttgaggattctaaaaaattccaaacaggccataggccgtctccatcggatgcagattttcgtgctgaattttttgatatattatacgttttttccgacatcgtatgcaaaagttatagccgttttacattttccctacactttttgcaaaacatgtccaaattgtagtttttaaattttcctaactagtagatgtagtaatataactacctctttaaggattttattttttgaagtttttatcattttcttttgattttttcagaactgaaatggcgacacgggagggggggggtagagtttgaaaattgccctatagtgccggtttgtgtcacaaaccggtactataagtCAGACCCCTTtcagtgccacgaaccggtactaaaggtgatcgtggggccccggcctgacgccagcctgccaccacccctttagtaccggttcgtgccatgaaccggtactaaaggttcaacacgaaccggcattaatgcaaatccgttcgaaccggcactaatggtatcattagtaccgggccaaaatcaaaccggcactaatgtgcttcacgtttgaccctttttctactagtgttaggacCGTTTCCAACGGGACTCTTTTGTCTAGGAAGGGTATTTCCTCTTAGAGTAGTCAGATCTGCGCTGCCCTATTTTTCTTTCTGAAAAAAGGAGATCATCCCGGGCTCTGCATCGATCGATACACGCAGCGCCGGCCTTTCCTTCTAGGCAGTGGCGAGTGCACGCTTGCCACGGGCACTCCTCTGACACTAGAAATCCGCAGAAGCAAgcaatttgttttttttttcagtGCCGATACCCGTTCCCTATATCTGGCCACGAACTAAATAGACCAAAAACACATAGATTTAATGTTTTCGGTGAATCAGGGTACATTATTATCAACATACTTTTTTTTTGAGATGTTATTCTCAACATACTTGGGTATCGACAGTGAAATATTTATCTGTTAATAACAGTGTCTACCTTAGATGGATATATAGAAGATTGTGTTTTCCATAATTCACTCTATATGATGCACATTTTATCTCTTCCTTTTGAGAACTGTTGTACGCAGTCAGGAGTGCGTACAAGCTGGCAGTAGCGCTCCAAAACCGAACGAGCACCCAATCTTCCAGCTCGGCCAATGAGGCCAATGACCGACCCATTTGGGATATCATCTGGAAATCAAAAGTACCAGAGAAAGTGAAATTTTTTGGTTGGAGAGTTGCTACAAATACTCTGGCTACTAAGAAGAACAAATGGAGACGCACTCTCGAAGTTGACAGTACTTGCAGCATTTGTGGAAACGCAGAGGAAGATGAATACCATGCCGTGGTCTCCTGTACAAAGAGTTGCGCTCTTAGACATGAAATGAGAGGACAGTGGGACTTGCCTAATGATTCTCTCTTCAGGTATACAGGAGAAGACTGGCTACAACACCTTCTGGAGCCTTGCGATGGGGAAACAAGAACAAGAATCCTGCTTCTGCTATGGCGCTCCTAGTTCCTTCTTGATGATTGCATTCACAGTTCGAGGAAGGAGCTGGTCAGTCGCTCGGTCTCCTTCCTGAAACAGTACGAGGAGGAACTAAAGGGATGTGACCCTAGTCTGGTGTTGGGGACCGGGGAAAATCAGAGGCAAAAACAACCGGTGGCTGTGGTAGACGGCTCGAGTTCAGGGGCACACCCGGCCAGAGGGATGGGCGTGCATGGGGTGGATCCCAAGGCATGCAGTGATAACCAGTGGCGTAACCCGAGCGATGGGACAGTGAAATTAAATACTGATGCGGCCTCCAATGCGGAAAGCGGCCAATCCCATGCTGGTGTGGTGGCACGTGATCATAGGGGACAAATCATCCTCTCATTGTCCAAGAGAGCAGGCAGATGCTCGACAGTGGAAGAGGCAGAAGCAACTGCCATGCTGGCTGGGCTGCGCTCCCTGTCAGAGCTGTATAGAGGGCCCATTATCGCGGAGACAGACTGCATGGCAGTGGCAAATAGTTTAAGACCGGGCGCAGCCAATCTCTTCGCCTGCTATCATGTTATCGTTGACATTAGGAGAGAACTTGAGAAGTTCAGCGAGGCTCAGGTCATGCACATCAACAGGAATCAGAACAAATTAGCCCACCACTTGGCTGCTCGCGCTAGATGCAAGGATGACATGCAGATGGTGGCGGGTATTCCGAAAGACCTGGATGCAGTGTTAGCTGCCGACGCTGGGTTGGCTGAAGAGTAGTTTTGTTACTCTTTCTTACCTAAAAAAAAAGATAGACACACAATTTGCTGTATGAACCATGAATTATTCATGAACTAAAAGCAGGCTTTAGTTACTCCTACATAGTTAATAAAGGTAAATACTATATATATCAGGATGGTGATGTTGTCTGGCgttgtggtggcgtcgacggcagctagaccgagcaaggtagatgcaacagtacatcactgaagatggattggtggcaggtggttgcggcggcctcaggcgtcctggttgggacctcaggtcttagatgttaggtttggttgcgaggtttgtttggtattaggcccagactatcagcatccctacatCATCTGGATAGGAGTAGTGACAGATGTTGCTCAGACGGTGGCTTtaatcttactgttgtatgactttataaGGTTTTATGTGAATAATTGATAAAGTGGCTACATGCATCCAAATGCAGAGGCCGGATGtcctcctccatttctaaaaaaaatCCGGTGACTTTGGACTAGTAACAATATCATAAGTAGTCTGGACTCTTCGGAAGTAGTACAACGGGTTAGCTCCAATCCATCGACTAGTCTCACCAAAACAAGTCAACTTTGGAGGCTGGAATATGCATGTGTAATGTGTTTCACTTTGCGAACAACCCTTCTTCTGTCTCAGTAAAGACTGTTTTTTGTGGTCTTATACCACCATTGGTTAGCCAAGCAAGAGGTGCCCTGTCTTGGATCACCTTCGTTCTATCCTCTGCAACCCCTAGCTTCTTCCAATGTGGACCGACAAAACATTCAACAACCACTCCCGCAAGCAAGCCTCCTAACTGCATGTGAATCAACCCAAGTATAAACTAATTAAGCATTTCATACAATATCGCTGAATGAATTACATGGATAGAGTTATTAATTAGGAGACCTACATGACCCCAGTTGTCTATGCGTTTCATTACGTAGAGGCCAACGCCCTGCACACAAACAAATATATGAGATCTGCACATGAAATTCAACAAACGCATGGCAGAAAAGATAAGACAAACTAAGCTTATAATCAAACGATCGAAGAAGTAAATCACTACGTACCACATTGATTACAACATCAAATGCAATTCGCCCTAAAGTTACATTTGTTTTCTCCAAATGGTTTCGGTGCCTCCACATATAAACAGCTTGTGCACCAATCTGATCACCAAGATAGAAGGTAGTGTAGTGAGAAGCAAGAAATTTCATCTTAATGACTTGGCCCGGTTACAAAATACAATGGTGGTAATCACAAGTAGGAAATATGTTGTATATGTAGGTCACATAATTGTTTTAACATTTACCTTTAGAAGAAAAACATGTCATACAAAAAAACCATGTGAGGGATACACGATTTTGACATTCATAATATATCTATATTATGCACGTGGGTTTTAAGTTGTTGACTAAGTGTGTGGTGTGGCAATACCTATTAATGCAGAACAAATTAGTTAGGTTCCAAGGCACTATATTTGGTTCAATAGAGCAAGAGGGCGCACACTTTTCATACAACTATCATCTTATAATAAACACCTTATTTCCAGGCTTTTGATAATGTGCATTCTATCTATGTAGAGGACGAGAGCGATCTCTGATCAGTTGAATCATGCACCTTGATGTGACAGTTTTAGTCAATAGAAGCTTAATTATAGAAAATTGTGGAAACAAAGCCCATGTTCTCATCTGTAAGTGGCTAGTTCACAATAATGTCATATTCCTAGGAAAATTATAAATCACTATGGGGTTAAGCGGTTAGGCACAAATTTCTAaaaatgtattattttcaataaacgAACATACCAATCCACAAATAGCAGTGGACGCACCAACAGAAGATTTGATGCCAGCACAGTAACTCATGAGTGAACCTGTTATAACAATTTCGACAATACAAAGATTCGGCTATCACATGAATACTACAAAAATAGCAAATATTATGCGTTATCCAAAGGGGAGAGGTAAAGGATGAAGAAACACCTACCTGCCAATGCCGAAGTGAAATAAATAGTTAGAAATCTTGCAGGGCCAGTGACCTCTTCCACCATAGGCCCAATATCATGCAAAGCGAGACTATTTACCTAGCATGGATTATCACGATGATATATATGAAGTTAATTAGCAGCTGCAATGAATTATCTAAGAGTGTAACATTAATGTCAACTGAAACAAGCAGGAACATGTACCCCAAGATGAATAAGACCACCATGAAGGAAACATGGTGTCACCAAACGCCAGATCTGCCCTTTCTTGACCATCTCATTGACCTTCAATCCAGGGCAAAATCATCTCGGATTAGTTCAGCATTAATTAATAATGACCTGTAAATACACTTGAATGGAGTTTGAAACCACAGATTGTACAAACCTACCATAGCTCCGCACAGAGAAAGCCTCCCTCTTGCTGCTACATCCACGACGTAAACCCTTCGACGCGAGCGAGCAAGCGAAAAAGGAAGAACAAGATTTCAACAAGTGGATGCCTAAATTAAGAAGCCACTTTGATTCAGAAAATAGAAGGATAACTAAAGTTTAACACTGGGTCACGTACATGACATTGATGGCGAGAAGAGCGTTGGTGCAGTCCCTCTTGTGGGTCTTCTTCTTGTTGCTTCCAGTATCAATTGGGCCCATGGGTGGCGATTTCTGCTTATCCTCCGATGATGTGTCATCGATGAGAAGGCCGGCAGCGGAGAAGGACGCAGCAAAGAGCACATTCGTGAGGATGCTGCGAGGGCGGGGTGGCTTGGACGACGAAGAATGCCAACGTGATCCTCCTCCAAACCATCGACTGTTGTTCGGTACTGCTCTTGGCAAGACATGAAGTTCCCGCATGCCCTATAATTAAACAGATGATCAATAAAAGCGCCcataaataaaagtaaataaaccaAGCAACCATGCACATGAAAGCATGAAAGAGCATGAAATTAAGTTGCATGACAAGTAATGTACcccaaatatatatatattatagGTCCATATGTGGCCCGGTGCAAGCAATCTTGTAAGAGTAAATATGTAaggcatatactccctccatctcaaaataagtTTCAAAAAAGTGTCTTTGCTTTAGTAGAAACGTACCGGCGGCGAGCAATGAAGGACACAATTTCCGAGTTGGGCAGCCGAAGAGCAGGAGCCAGGAATATGTGCCGGAGGAAGAGGCGGGCTGATGGAGCGGAGCCGGAGCAGCAGCCGCGTCGCCATGGCAATGGGGACCGCGTTGTAGACAAGAATACCACGTACGTGCAGGCAGGCCTCTCGTTTTGAAGGAGATCAATTAATGTGTTGTTATCTCGCTTAGCTTGGAAGTCAAGGAGGAAAAAGTTATAGTTTTGCTGAAGCATATCTTGATGTGCTATACGTATTGCACATCTAAATTTAATATCATTGATCTTTGCAAAATATAAGGCCACAGCCAAAACaagtggagcctggggctcgaaccCAAGCCTCCTAGGTAGAAAAGCCAGTGAAAAAAATATCATTGATCTTACACAACGATTCATGTAGGTATTATTTTTTTTTATTTATACTTGATTGAgtcatttagatgtgcaataactaaagcatatctagatgtgtcctagacagacctaaACGTTATACTCCATAACTGTTTTGAACGGGACCGTTCACTTTATGAAAAGTAGTTTGTCTTTCCATCGAAGAGGACAgtctgattgtttggttttattttctttatatATGCCGTCTCTAGCCAACTTACTCATACTAGGAGGGCATCTCCAACGCAACGCAGACCCTCAAATCATCTGTAACCGTTCGGATCACGCGGTCTGAATGTGTTATGCCATTCAACACGGTTCTGTATCGGTCCATTCGATGGACCGGACGCATTTTTTCTCGTAAATTGGAGACAAACTAGAGGGGCTTTGCGGGCGTCCAGACCGATACCACGTCCGCTTCTGATTGCCTGGCCCACCATTAAccccctccctcgcccgcgcgcgtttcccgcccaaaacggtcagcgctACTCTAGAGCGTCAATGCCAAATTCATGACCGGTCAGAGCGGCTGCGACCTCTGAGTGCGCCGGCATTAAAGCGGCGCGCCGAGCTAGagagcgccgcccgcgccgcttcctgaTGCAAGCGACTGCTCTGCATCAAACGACACCCCGTCGATCCGCCACCCTAAATTAAT
This window harbors:
- the LOC119358478 gene encoding RHOMBOID-like protein 10, chloroplastic, whose amino-acid sequence is MATTTRLLLRLHYFRRPPHAAHLLRRSSPSMDAQAVRHLHVASPRAAGNSSIRWFQRSHTHAPSWSPRPLPRNRIPRALANTLACTSAAALLAGSGNGNDDTSDDQELPHDHGRDREKRRWTDVLIAVCLMVHGVDVATKGRLDVWGTKHNALIRKGEIWRLLTSSFLHGGIIHLGLNMFSLDDIGPMVEEAIGPARSLAIYCTSALAGSLMSYLFSPKPSVGASDAICGLISAHAVYMWRHRGHLEKAQENLEEIAFVIFMNLCIGLLLRRIIDNWAHLGGLLGGAAMGWFVGPNWSGGPVSIAEDGAIVFQDRAPLARLIKGTRRLTKWNDACNEQPDT
- the LOC119352523 gene encoding RHOMBOID-like protein 10, chloroplastic codes for the protein MATRLLLRLRSISPPLPPAHIPGSCSSAAQLGNCVLHCSPPGMRELHVLPRAVPNNSRWFGGGSRWHSSSSKPPRPRSILTNVLFAASFSAAGLLIDDTSSEDKQKSPPMGPIDTGSNKKKTHKRDCTNALLAINVMVYVVDVAARGRLSLCGAMVNSLALHDIGPMVEEVTGPARFLTIYFTSALAGSLMSYCAGIKSSVGASTAICGLIGAQAVYMWRHRNHLEKTNVTLGRIAFDVVINVGVGLYVMKRIDNWGHLGGLLAGVVVECFVGPHWKKLGVAEDRTKVIQDRAPLAWLTNGGIRPQKTVFTETEEGLFAK